One genomic window of Bacillus cereus G9842 includes the following:
- a CDS encoding homing endonuclease associated repeat-containing protein, translated as MSRGNYKTRIYSKEELIEIIQEKAKTLNRTPKRSEIKEACSVVKVFGSFSDGIIAAGLKPTRRKFNRKPCNETSKQEIIIEIQNKAEALGRTPRNCEVDLGKIAINKFGSWNKALQAAGLEVNQKNYTRSEIIQLLQDYAKENKRTPRKCDLSINFHACRRIFGSWCEAIRAAGLTPNTRKTDQELLQELKRVYKELGKVPTVTECHKIKFCVSNYQIRFGSWNKALELAGLPIKNSRRCGMTKEQYVELLKDYATKLGRVPGSNEIREARAIINRFGSWNKALEAAELPVIKSKKEELIEIIQEKARELKRVPKSNEIRQYSTIHRHFGKWNKALEAAGLSKEKH; from the coding sequence ATGAGTAGAGGGAATTACAAAACTAGAATATATTCAAAAGAAGAGTTAATAGAAATAATACAAGAAAAAGCAAAAACATTAAACCGTACACCGAAGAGATCTGAAATTAAAGAAGCATGCAGCGTTGTTAAAGTTTTTGGTAGTTTTTCAGATGGAATAATAGCGGCAGGATTAAAGCCAACTAGAAGAAAATTCAACAGAAAACCATGCAATGAAACAAGTAAACAAGAAATAATTATAGAGATTCAAAATAAAGCTGAGGCGCTGGGGAGAACTCCAAGAAATTGCGAAGTAGATTTAGGGAAAATAGCAATAAATAAATTTGGAAGTTGGAACAAGGCTTTACAAGCGGCAGGTTTAGAGGTGAATCAGAAAAATTATACACGCTCAGAGATTATCCAATTGTTACAGGATTATGCGAAAGAAAATAAAAGGACTCCACGTAAATGTGATTTATCTATAAATTTTCATGCGTGTAGGAGGATTTTTGGATCATGGTGTGAAGCCATAAGGGCTGCAGGATTAACACCAAATACTAGAAAAACAGACCAAGAGTTATTACAAGAATTAAAGAGAGTTTATAAGGAATTAGGGAAAGTTCCCACAGTTACAGAATGCCACAAAATAAAATTTTGTGTTTCAAATTATCAAATACGATTTGGAAGTTGGAATAAGGCATTAGAGTTAGCTGGGTTACCTATAAAAAATTCAAGGCGATGTGGAATGACTAAAGAACAGTATGTAGAGTTATTAAAAGATTATGCAACTAAATTGGGGAGAGTACCTGGTTCAAATGAAATTAGAGAAGCGCGCGCAATTATAAATCGATTTGGAAGTTGGAATAAAGCGTTAGAAGCAGCAGAATTACCTGTTATTAAAAGTAAAAAGGAAGAGTTAATAGAAATAATACAAGAAAAAGCAAGGGAGTTAAAACGCGTGCCAAAAAGCAACGAGATTAGACAATATTCTACAATTCATAGGCATTTTGGAAAATGGAATAAAGCATTAGAGGCAGCAGGATTGTCTAAAGAAAAACATTGA